From a single Nicotiana tabacum cultivar K326 chromosome 8, ASM71507v2, whole genome shotgun sequence genomic region:
- the LOC107804973 gene encoding uncharacterized protein LOC107804973, which yields MAAALECWSSRASIDEEMVEQVLMRNNHRSEAPPGSGCSTGTVSAGGIGGLKESSSAMQKRLQRLSRNVSEVIASLKNSLNLETVRDSPLPSDRVETGRKHVWGSVVRGLTQLYPGSQLPEKLVSNIRKHYDSFPLSYGQAGFEMKDVFLHIRLIEQASTEDHPAIMIQEVSDDEVQGSIFKLTFACNSSISWSAMSGALDSALICCKKIQIFEKKGFTLGIVMLLVQSGKEKMFKARIENVLKSALKKPKSTAMKKLPFGICGSQEENTRSREYEEIEEDSGQPNYKNEFDNSTPKVQLQMPLPTSLFTVSVDEWQTVLSGGEKIGKWLLSSDNLEFIDQIGPNTFKGVYKGKRVAVEKLKGCDKGIAYEFVLRQDLLELMTCGQKSILQFFGVCISENHGLCVLTKLMEAGSVYDLLLKKKKLQTKEIIRIAIDIAEGIKFINDHGAAYRDLNTQRILLDKNGNACLGDMGIVAACRSIDEAMEYETDGYRWLAPEIIAGDPESVRETWMSNVYSFGMIIWELVAGEVAYSAYSPVQAAVGIAACGLRPEIPKDCPQVLRSLMIKCWDNCPSKRPQFSGILSILVRSSSNSFSNTR from the exons atGGCCGCAGCTTTAGAGTGCTGGTCAAGTCGAGCTAGCATTGACGAGGAAATGGTAGAACAAGTTCTAATGAGAAACAATCACAGATCGGAGGCGCCGCCGGGAAGCGGTTGCTCAACCGGTACTGTATCTGCCGGCGGAATTGGAGGTTTAAAGGAGTCTTCTTCAGCAATGCAGAAACGACTACAGAGGCTGAGCAGGAACGTGTCGGAGGTAATTGCGTCGCTTAAGAACTCACTAAACCTCGAAACGGTTCGTGACTCGCCTTTGCCATCGGACCGAGTTGAGACCGGTCGGAAGCACGTTTGGGGCAGCGTTGTACGGGGATTGACTCAGCTTTATCCTGGTAGTCAACTTCCAGAGAAGCTTGTATCCAACATTCGCAAGCATTACGACTCTTTCCCACTCAG CTATGGGCAAGCTGGATTTGAAATGAAGGATGTCTTTCTACATATTAGATTGATAGAGCAGGCATCCACAGAGGACCACCCAGCCATTATGATACAAGAGGTATCTGATGATGAAGTTCAAGGATCAATTTTTAAGTTAACATTTGCATGTAACTCTTCTATATCGTGGTCTGCAATGTCCGGGGCGCTCGACAGCGCCTTGATTTGTTGTAAAAAGATACAGATCTTTGAAAAGAAAGGTTTTACATTGGGGATTGTGATGCTTTTGGTTCAATCTGGGAAAGAAAAAATGTTTAAAGCTCGTATCGAGAATGTTCTTAAATCAGCCCTTAAGAAGCCAAAATCTACTGCAATGAAGAAGCTACCGTTTGGGATTTGTGGGAGTCAAGAGGAGAACACAAGGAGCAGAGAATATGAGGAGATTGAAGAGGACTCTGGGCAGCCAAATTACAAAAATGAGTTCGATAATTCTACCCCAAAGGTCCAGTTGCAAATGCCGTTACCTACTTCTTTGTTTACGGTCTCGGTGGATGAATGGCAGACTGTGTTATCTGGTGGAGAAAAGATTGGAAAGTGGTTGTTGAGCTCTGATAATCTTGAGTTCATCGATCAGATTGGACCGAATACATTCAAAGGGGTATACAAGGGAAAAAGAGTTGCGGTTGAGAAGCTCAAGGGGTGTGACAAAGGAATTGCATACGAGTTTGTGCTTCGACAAGATTTGTTGGAGCTGATGACGTGCGGTCAAAAGAGTATATTGCAATTTTTTGGTGTTTGCATCAGTGAAAATCATGGCTTGTGTGTTCTGACTAAGTTGATGGAAGCTGGGTCAGTTTATGACTTACTGTTGAAGAAAAAGAAACTCCAGACTAAAGAAATAATAAGGATTGCCATTGATATAGCTGAGGGAATcaagtttataaatgatcatggaGCTGCATATAGAGATCTTAATACACAGAGGATCTTGTTAGACAAAAATGGGAATGCTTGCTTAGGTGATATGGGCATAGTAGCTGCTTGCAGGAGTATTGACGAAGCCATGGAGTATGAGACTGATGGTTATAGATGGCTAGCTCCTGAG ATAATTGCAGGTGACCCTGAAAGTGTTAGAGAGACTTGGATGAGTAATGTATATAGTTTTGGAATGATTATATGGGAATTGGTTGCTGGTGAGGTAGCATATTCTGCTTACTCACCAGTACAGGCTGCTGTCGGAATTGCTGCTTGTGGGCTGAGACCTGAAATTCCAAAAGATTGCCCCCAAGTTTTGAGGTCTCTTATGATCAAGTGTTGGGACAATTGCCCTTCAAAACGTCCTCAGTTCAGTGGAATTCTGTCAATATTGGTACGTTCCAGCAGTAACAGCTTCAGTAATACTAGGtaa